GCCCGACCGGCTACGGCCGCCTGCTCGTCAAGGACGGCGAACTCAGCGCCATCCGCGAGGAAAAGGATGCGACCGATGCCGAGCGCGCCGTCACCTGGTGCAACAGCGGGCTGATGGCGATCAACGGCCGCAAGGCGCTCGACCTGCTCTCGCGCATCGGCAACGCCAATGCCAAGGGCGAATTCTATCTGACCGATCTCGTCGAGATCGCCCGCTCGCTCGGGGGCCGCGTCACCGCCGTCGATGCGCCTGAAATCGAGATGACCGGCTGCAACACCCGGGCCGAACTTGCCGTCATCGAGCGCTTCTGGCAGGAGCGCCGCCGCCACCAGCTGATGCTTTCAGGCGTCACCATGATCGCGCCGGAAACGGTCTTTCTGTCCTACGACACCGTCATCGGCCAGGATGCGCTGATCGAGCCGAACGTCGTCTTCGGTCCCGGCGCGGTGATCGACAGCGGCGCCGTCATTCACGCCTTCTCGCACATAGAAGGCGCTCATGTCAGCCAGGGCGCGACCGTCGGACCCTTCGCGCGGCTGCGGCCGGGTGCCGATCTCGGCAATGGTTCGAAGGTCGGCAATTTCTGTGAGGTCAAGAACGGCCGGATCGGCGAGGGCGCCAAGGTCAACCATCTCACCTATATCGGCGATGCCGTCATCGGCGCCGGCAGCAATATCGGCGCGGGTACGATCACCTGCAATTATGACGGCGTCAACAAGAGTGAGACGGTGATCGGCGAAAACGCCTTCATCGGTTCGAACTCCTCGCTGGTCGCGCCGGTGACGATCGGCGACGGCGCCTATATCGCCTCCGGCAGCGTCATCACCGCCGACGTGCCGGCCGATGCGCTGGCGCTCGGCCGCGCGCGGCAGGAGATCAAGCCCGGCCGCGCCTCTCTGCTGCGCGAGCGCGCGCTCGCCATCAAGGCCGCGAAGAAGGCTAAGGCCTGAGGCAGCTTTGCGTAACCGGCGGAAATTGAAAGTGACCGCCGAGGTGATTGATAACTAAGCGGGAATCGCTAGGACTGGCCTCGTTATTTGGGCGAAGAAAACAGAAGAGCATTTCTGCGGAAATGCTCGAGTGGGGATATTGCATGTGCGGAATTGTCGGGATCGTCGGAACTCAGCCTGTTGCCGGGCGCCTGGTCGATGCGCTGAAGCGTCTCGAATATCGCGGTTATGATTCTGCCGGTGTCGCCACCATCCATGAGGGGGTGATGGATCGCCGCCGCGCCGAAGGCAAGCTGTTCAATCTGGAAAAGCGCCTCGACGCCGAGCCGTTGCCGGGTGTGGTCGGCATTGCCCATACGCGCTGGGCGACCCACGGTGTTCCCAACGAAACCAATGCCCATCCGCATTTCGTCGAAGGTGTCGCCGTCGTCCATAACGGCATCATCGAGAATTTCTCCGAGCTGCGCGACGAACTGACCGCGGAGGGTGCGGTCTTCGAAACCCAGACCGACACCGAGGTCGTGGCCCAGCTGATGGCGAAATACCTGCGTGAGGGCCTGGAGCCGCGCGCCGCCATGCTGCAGATGCTGAACCGGCTGACCGGCGCCTATGCGCTCGCCGTCATGCTCAAGGCCGATCCCGGCACGATCATGGCTGCCCGTTCCGGCCCGCCGCTGGCCGTCGGTTACGGCCGCGGCGAGATGTTCCTCGGTTCGGATGCGATCGCGCTCTCGCCCTTCACCAACGAGATCACCTATCTGGTTGACGGCGACTGCGCCGTCATCACCCGCGACAGCGTCGCCGTCATTGATTTCGCCGGCAAGCCAGTCAAGCGCGCCCGCCAGATCTCGCAGGCGACCGCCTATGTCGTCGACAAGGGCAACCACCGCCATTTCATGGAGAAGGAAATCTACGAGCAGCCGGAGGTGATCTCCCACGCCCTCAGCCATTACGTCGATTTCGCCGAGAACACGATCGGCGCCAACGCCGCTGCGATCGACTTCAAAGCGGCGACCGGCCTGGCGATCTCGGCCTGCGGCACCGCCTATCTCGCCGGCCTTGTCGGCAAATACTGGTTCGAGCGTTATGCCCGCCTGCCGGTCGAGATCGACGTCGCCTCCGAATTCCGTTATCGCGAAATGCCGCTGTCGCCGTCGCAGGCAGCGCTCTTCATCTCCCAGTCCGGCGAGACCGCCGATACGCTGGCATCGCTGCGCTATTGCCGCGACAACGGCCTGAAGATCGGCGCCGTCGTCAATGTCCGCGAATCGACGATCGCCCGCGAATCCGACGCCGTCTTCCCGATCATGGCCGGCCCCGAAATCGGCGTCGCCTCGACCAAGGCCTTCACCTGCCAGCTGGCAGTGCTCGCATCGCTGGCGATCGGCGCCGGCAAGGCCCGCGGCACGGTGAGCGCCGAGGAGGAGAGGGCGCTGGTGCGTCACCTCGCCGAAATGCCGCGCATCATGAGCCGAGTGCTGAACCTCATCCAGCCGCAGATGGAAAGCCTGTCGCGCGAGCTGTCGAAATGCAAGGACGTGCTCTATCTCGGCCGCGGCACCAGTTTCCCGCTCGCCATGGAAGGCGCGCTGAAGCTCAAGGAAATTTCCTACATTCACGCCGAAGGCTATGCCGCCGGCGAATTGAAGCACGGGCCGATCGCGCTGATCGACGAGAACATGCCGGTGATCGTCATCGCCCCCTTCGACCGCTTCTTCGAAAAGACCGTCTCGAATATGCAGGAGGTCGCAGCCCGCGGCGGCCGCATCATCTTCATCACCGATGAGGCCGGGGCTGCCGCCTCGAAACTGCCGACCATGGCGACCATCACCCTGCCTGTGGTCGACGAAATCATCGCGCCGATGATCTTCTCGCTGCCGATTCAGCTGCTCGCCTATCACACCGCCGTCTTCATGGGCACGGATGTCGATCAGCCGCGCAATCTGGCGAAATCCGTGACAGTGGAATAAGCCCGCAACGACCTGATCTTCGCGCCGAAGCATATTGTGCGACGCCCCGAATTCTGGCAATTTTGGTCGGCGGACAAGGGGGAAGGGCCGGCGTTCCGGCCTGTCCAGGACCGAGATGGAGTTCATCAGGAGAGATGACCGACAACACCCCCAGAATGCCGGTCGCGACCCGGCTGAGGAATAATTTTCTCGCAGGCCTGATCATCTGCGCGCCGATCGCCATTACCATCTGGCTGACCTGGACCTTCATCCACTGGTCGGACAGCTGGGTCAGGCCCTATATTCCGGCGCGCTGGAATCCGGAAAGCTACCTCAATTTCGCCATTCCCGGATTCGGCCTGCTGACTGCCGTCGTGCTGATCACCGTCGTCGGCTTCCTCGGCAAGAACCTGATCGGACAGAGCATCGTCCGTTTCGGCGAATCGATCGTTCAGCGCATGCCGCTGGTGCGCACCGTCTACAGAAGCGTGAAGCAGATTTTCGAAACGGTGCTGAAGGAACAGGCGAACTCCTTCAAGAAGGTCGGCCTCATCGAATATCCCAGTCCCGGCCTCTGGGCGCTGGTCTTCATCGCCACCGACGCCAAGGGCGAGATCGCGACGAAGTTCAATGACATGGGCCAGGATATGGTTGCCGTCTTCCTGCCGCCGACACCGGTGCCGACGGCGGGTTTCCTCGTCTTCGTGCCCCGCGAAAAGATCGTCCTGCTCGACATGAGCCCGGAAGACGCCGCCAAGTTCCTGATCTCGGGCGGCCTCGTCGCCCCCGAGCACAAGCCGCCCGAACCGAAGCAGAAGCATCTGCCGCGGCCGAAGCCGGTGGCGGTTTCCAAGGCAGATTGATGCATGTCGCCCAAAAGTGTTTGGCGGTTTTGGGATAACGACATGCATGGGAAGAAGATTAAAGCGCGCCGTGGCGCGCTTATCCTGCTCTCAAGAACCGGATCGCCTCGTCGCGACGGAAGAGATAGAGCAGGGTGCGGATCGCCGTTCCTCTGTCGCCAGTCAGTTCAGGATCGCGCTCGATGAGATAAGCGGCATCCTTCCGGGCGATTTCCAGGAGGTCGGCATGCGCCTCGAGGCTGGCGATGCGGAAGCCCGGCGTGCCGGACTGGCGCGTGCCGAGCAGCTCACCTTCACCGCGGAGTTTCAAGTCTTCCTCGGCGATGCGGAAGCCATCCTCGGTCTCGCGCATGATCGAAAGCCTGGCATGGCCGGTTTCGCCGAGCGGGCCCTTGTAGAGCAGGATGCAGGTTGAGGCCTCGTCACCGCGCCCGACGCGGCCGCGCAACTGGTGCAATTGCGCCAGGCCGAAGCGTTCGGCATGTTCGATCACCATGATCGTCGCATCCGGCACGTCGACGCCGACCTCGACGACGGTGGTGGCGACGAGAAGACGGGTCTCGCCGCCCTTGAACGCCATCATCGCCGCATCCTTCTCCGGCCCGCTCATGCGGCCGTGAATGAGGCCGATATCGGGGCCGAGCGCGGCAACGAGCGTCGCATGCCGCTCCTCGGCCGACATCAGGTCGAGCTCTTCGGATTCTTCGACCAGCGGGCAGATCCAATAGGCCTTCTTGCCCTCGGCAAGCGCGCTTTGCAGCCGCCCGACGATTTCGCCCGTTCGTTCCAGCGGCACGGTGATCGTCTGGATCGGCTTGCGCCCAGCCGGCTTCTCGGTGAGCTTGGAAACGTCCATGTCACCGAAGGCGGCAAGCACCAGCGTGCGCGGGATCGGTGTCGCGGTCATCACCAGCATGTGCGGCGAGATGCCCTTGGCGGTCAGCCTCAGTCGCTGATGCACGCCGAAACGGTGCTGCTCGTCGACGACGGCCAGCATCAGCTTGGCGTAAGCGACGCTGTCCTGGAACAGCGCATGCGTGCCGATAATGATCTGCGCGGCGCCCGATGCGATGCGCTCGAGGATCTCCTCCCGTTCGCGCCCCTTGGTGCGGCCGGTCAGGATCTCGATGCCAAGCCCGGTGGAGGCGGCGAATTTCGAGATCGTCGCGTGGTGCTGGCGCGCCAGGATTTCGGTCGGTGCCATCAGCACGGCCTGGCCGCCGCTTTCGATCACCGCTGCCATCGCCATCAGCGCCACCAGCGTCTTGCCGGAACCGACATCGCCCTGCAGCAGGCGCAGCATGCGCTCGGTGCCGGCCATGTCCTTCAAAACCTCGGCGATCGCCTCGTTCTGGCTCGATGTGAGCGAGAAGGGCAGGGATTTCAGGATTTTGGCGCTGACTTCGCCCGTCGCTTGCACCGGCTGGCCCGCCACCTTGCGCAGCCTCTGGCGGACCAGGCTCAGCGACAGCTGGCCGGCGAGGAATTCGTCATAGGCGAGCCGCCGACGGGCAGGGGCCTGCGGGTCGATATCACTGGGGTCGCGCGGCTCGTGCAGCATGTGGAAGCTGTCGCGGATTGTTGGTAGGCCCTGCTTCTGTGCCAGCGCCGTGTCGATCCATTCCGGCAGCTCGGGAAACCGCGGCAGGGCGGCGTCGATGATCTTGCGCAAGGTTTTCGGCGAAAGCCCCGCCGTCAACGGATAGATCGGCTCGACGAGCGGCAGGTTCTCCGCTTCTTCGGCCCTGACGATATAGTCGGGATGCACCATCGAGGCGCGGCCGTTGAACCAGTCGACCTTGCCGCTGACCGTCACCTCAGCATCGACTGGCAGCTGTTTTTCCAGCCAGGCGGCCTGGCCGCGGAAAAAGACCAGCGTCAGTTCGCCGGTCTCGTCATGCAGGAAGACCCGGTAGGGGACATTGCTCTTGCCGCGCGGCGGCACTTGGTGCCGGTCGACGCGGGCGGTGATCGTCACGATCGCACCCTGCGGCGCGCGGGCGATCCCCGGCTGGTTGCGCCGGTCGATCAGCGAAAACGGCGCGTGGAAGATCAGATCGATGACCCGGCAATCCTCCGGCGTCTCGCGGCCGAGCAGCCTGACCAGCAGTTCGGCGATCTTCGGGCCGACGCCCGGAAGGCCCGAAATGGGAGAAAACAGAGGATCGAGAATGGCGGGGCGCATGCGGCCAAAATGCGATGAACAATGCGGCCTTGGCAAGGCTGACAAGCCGCTTTCCAGGGTCTATAGAGGCGCATCAACAGGAAGGTAATGCCATGACAGGTGTCACGCTCACGAGTGCCGGTCTCGACCCGCGCCGCCGCCGGATCCTATTCCGTTGCTGGCATCGCGGCATCCGCGAGATGGATCTGGTCTTCGGCCAGTTCGCCGAAGCCGAGATCGCGACGCTTTCGGAATCTGAGCTAGACGAGTTCGAGACGATCATGGCGGAAGAAGACAATGATCTTGTTCGCTGGATCATGGGAACATGGCCCGTCCCCGAGCGTTTCCAGACGCCGATGTTTGCCCGCCTTGCCGCCTACACGCCCGATTTCGACAAGCCCCTCAGGACGCCGGAATGATCCCTGGTTTCGATGCGAAGAAGCTTGCGGCCATTGCCGAGCCGCTGACGATCGGCAATGTGCCTGTCGGCCTCGAGCCGCTGCTGCTGGCCGAGCTCGCCCGCGCAGGCGAGCCGGTCGCCTATGTCATATCAGACGGCCACCGCATGGCTGATCTCGAACAGATGCTGGGCTTCGTCGCCCCCGATATTCCGGTTCTCACCCTGCCGGCCTGGGACTGCCTGCCCTATGACCGCGTTTCGCCGAGCGCCGATACTTCGGCCCGCCGGCTTGCCGCACTCGGCGGCCTCATCGCCCACCGGAAGAAGCCGCATGCGGCGATCGTGCTCGTCACCGCCAATGCCATGCTGCAGAAGGTGGCGCCGCAGGATGTCATCGAGAGCCTGAGCTTTTCGGCCCGCCCCGGCAATCAGCTGCGGATGGACGATCTTGCCGGGCGCCTGGAGCGCAACGGCTTCGACCGCGTCGCAACCGTTCGCGAAGTCGGCGAATACGCCGTGCGCGGCGGCATTCTCGACGTTTTCGTGCCGGGTTCGGAAGAGCCGGTCCGCCTCGACTTCTTCGGCGACACGCTGGAATCGATCCGCAGCTTCGATCCGGCCAGCCAGCGCACGACCGGCCAGGTGCGCTCCCTCGATCTCAATCCGATGAGCGAGGTGACGCTGACACCGGATACGATCAGCCGCTTCCGCAAGAATTATCTCTCGGCCTTCGGCGCGACGACGCGTGATGACGCGCTCTATCTCGCCGTCTCCGAAGGTCGCCGTTATCCGGGCATGGAGCACTGGCTGCCGCTCTTTTACGAGAAGCTCGATACCATCTTCGATTATCTCAGCGGCTTCCGTATCGTCACCGACAACACGGTGCGTGAGGCGGCCGAGGAGCGTTCCAAGCTGGTTCTCGATTATTACGACGCCCGCCTGAATTCCGGTCAGCCGGCCAAGGGCCAGATGGCGCAGGGCACGCCTTACAAGCCGGTGACGCCGGGCCAGCTCTATCTCGACAGCAAGCTTTTCGCCAAAACCCTCGACGCGCTCGGTGCGATCCGCATCAGCCCCTTCAACGAAATCGAAGGCGAGGCGCGCCGCGTCGTCAATATCGAGGCCCGCCAAGGCCAGCGCTGGGCCCGCTCGAATGCCGAGGGCGGCGGCGATGCCGAGCGCATCAACATTTTCGACGTCGTCGTCAAACATATCGCCGACCGCCGCGCTGCCGGCGCGAAAGTGCTGGTCACCGCCTGGACCGAAGGCTCGCTGGAGCGCCTGCTGCAGGTGCTGAACGAACACGGCCTGGAAAAGGTCAAGCCGATCGAGGCGCTGAAGGATCTCGGTTCGCTGGCGAAGGGCGAGGCCGCCGCCGCGGTACTCAATCTCGAATCCGGTTTCGAGGCGGGCGATCTCGTCGTCATCGGCGAGCAGGATATTCTCGGCGACCGCATGGTGCGCCGCTCCAAGCGCCGCAAGCGCGCCGCCGATTTCATCGCCGAGGTCGCCGGCCTCGACGAGGGCTCGATCGTCGTCCACGCCGAACACGGCATCGGCCGCTTCATCGGGCTGAAGACCATCGAGGCCGCGGGCGCGCCGCATGCCTGCCTCGAACTGCAATATGCCGACGAGGCCAAGCTCTTCCTGCCGGTCGAAAACATCGATCTTCTCTCCCGCTACGGCGGCGAGGGCACCGAGGCGCAGCTCGACAAGCTCGGCGGCGGCGCCTGGCAGATGCGCAAGGCCAAGCTGAAGAAGCGCCTGCTCGACATGGCCGATGCGCTGATCCGCATCGCCGCCGAGCGGCTGACGCGCCACGCGCCGATGCTGACGACGCCGGACGGCCTATACGACGAATTTGCCGCACGCTTCCCCTATGATGAGACCGAGGACCAGGACAACGCCATCGATGCGGTGCGTTCCGATCTCGGCGCCGGCCGGCCGATGGACCGTCTCGTCTGCGGCGACGTCGGCTTCGGCAAGACGGAAGTGGCCTTGCGCGCCGCCTTCGTTGCCGCGATGAATGGCGTCCAGGTTGCCATCGTCGTGCCGACGACATTGCTCTCCCGCCAGCATTTCAAGACCTTTTCCGAGCGGTTCCGCGGCCTGCCGGTGCGCATCCAGCAGGCCTCACGCCTGGTTGGGGCCAAGGAGCTGGCGCTGACCAAGAAGGAAGTCGCCGAAGGCAAGACCGATATCGTCGTCGGTACGCATGCGCTGCTCGGCGCCGGCATCAAATTTGCCAATCTCGGCCTGCTCGTCATCGATGAGGAGCAGCATTTCGGCGTCAAGCACAAGGAGCGGCTGAAGGAGCTGAAGAGCGACGTGCATGTGCTGACGCTGTCGGCGACGCCGATCCCGCGCACGCTGCAGCTTGCCATGACCGGCGTGCGCGAACTGTCGCTGATTACCACGCCGCCGGTCGACCGCATGGCGGTGCGCACCTTCATCTCGCCCTTCGACAGCCTGGTCATCCGTGAGACGCTGATGCGCGAGCATTATCGCGGCGGTCAGAGCTTCTATGTCTGCCCGCGGCTTGCCGATCTTGCCGATATCAATGCCTTCCTGCAGTCCGACGTGCCGGAGCTGAAGGTCGCCGTCGCCCACGGCCAGATGCCGGCCGGCGAACTCGAAGACATCATGAACGCCTTCTATGAAGGCCGCTACGACGTGCTGTTGTCCACAACCATCGTCGAATCCGGCCTCGATGTGCCGACAGCCAACACGCTGATCGTCCACCGCGCCGATATGTTCGGCCTTGCCCAGCTCTATCAGCTGCGCGGCCGCGTCGGCCGCTCGAAGGTGCGCGCTTTCGCGCTCTTCACACTGCCTGTGAATAAGGTGCTGACGGCAACCGCCGACCGCCGGCTGAAGGTGCTGCAGTCGCTGGACACACTCGGTGCTGGCTTCCAGCTGGCCAGCCACGACCTCGATATTCGCGGCGCCGGCAACCTGCTCGGCGAGGAGCAGTCCGGCCACATCAAGGAGGTCGGCTTCGAGCTCTACCAGCAGATGCTCGAAGAGGCGGTCGCCGAGGTCAAGGGCGTCGACGAGATCCACGACACCGGCTGGTCGCCGCAGATCTCCGTCGGAACGACGGTGATGATCCCGGAGGGCTATGTGCCCGACCTGCATTTGCGCATGGCGCTTTACCGCCGTCTCGGCGAAATCACCGAACTCAAGGAGATCGACGGATTCGGCGCCGAGATGATCGACCGTTTCGGGCCGATGCCGATCGAAGTCCAGCATCTCTTGAAGATCGTCTACATCAAGTCGCTCTGCCGCACCGCCAATGTCGAAAAGCTGGATGCCGGCCCGAAGGGCGTCGTCGTGCAGTTCCGCAACAAGGAATTCCCTAATCCGGCCAACCTCGTCGGCTATATCGGCAAGCAGGGCGCGATGGCGAAGATCCGCCCCGACCACAGCCTGTTCCTGACCCGCGACCTGCCGACCCCGGAAAAACGCCTGCAGGGCGCTGCCGTGATCATGACGCAGCTGGCCGAGATGGCGAAATAAACAAAGGGAGATTGAGATGGCGACATACGGCGCGACGATCGCCTGGGAGCGAAACGGCGAGACCTTCACCGACAATCGCTACAGCCGCGCCCATCGCTGGACGTTCGACGGCGGTATCGAGCTGCGCGCCTCCTCGTCGGCCCACGTCGTTCCCCTGCCTTATTCGGCCGAGGACGCCGTCGATCCGGAGGAGGCTTTCGTCGCCTCTCTCTCCAGCTGCCACATGCTCTGGTTCCTGTCGATTGCCGCAAAACAGCGCTTCTGCGTCGACGGCTACACCGATGCCGCCGAGGGCATCATGGAGAAGAATGCCGAAGGCCGTCTCGCCATGACGGTCGTGACGCTCCGCCCGCATGTCGTCTTCTCCGGCGACAAGCAGCCCTCGCTGAGCGAACTCGAAGCCCTGCATCATCGCGCCCATGAGGAATGTTTCATCGCCAATTCGGTGAAGACCGAGGTGCGCTGCGTTCCGGTGCTGGGGTGAGCTGAGCCCGTCGTCGGGTTTGTTAGTTGAGGCCCGATCGCGCCTCGGCCTTGGCCTTGGCGATATCGCGGAGCGCATTCGCCAGCACATCCGGCGTCTGCGCGCCGCTGACAGCATATTGCTGATCGAAGATGAAGAACGGCACACCGTTGACGCCCATCTCCTGCGCCGCCTTGATTTCGGCGACGATCAGATCGCGATCGGCATCGGAGGCGAGCAGCGAGGCGATGACCGAGCGGTCGAGGCCGGCCTTTTCGGCGATATCGAGCAGGACCGCATGGTCGCCGACATTGCGGCCCTCCTCGAAATTCGCCTTGAACAGCGCGGCAACGGCCTTGTCCTGCTTCTCGCGGCCTTCAATCATCGCCCAGTGGATCAGGCGATGCGCATCGAGCGTGTTCGGGCCGATCTTGATCGCCTCGAAATCGAAGGCGATGCCGACCTCGCGGCCTAAATCTGTCAGCATCTTGTGGGCCTTCTTCTGGTCAACGCCCTCCCTGGGATAGTCCGGGTTGAGCCGGTACGGCCGCCAGTTGATGTCGACGCCGATTTCGTCCTGCACCTCGGCGATGGCGAGCTCCAGCCGCGCCTTGCCGAGATAGCACCAGGGGCAGACGACATCCGAGACGACGTCGATGGTGATACGCTCCATGATGATCTTCCTTATGTCTATAAGTCTCCCAAGGGAGACATAAAGGCCGCGCGGTTCGGCTGCTTCTACTGCACGCTCGTATCCCACCAGACCGGTAGTTGATAGCCATTGAGCGGTACGCTGTCGGGACCGCCGATGCGTTTGCTGTGAGCCACCCATTGCTGGTCGATATGATAGAGCGGCAGCACGTAATGGCCGGAAAGCAGCAGTCGATCGTAGGAGCGCACCGCCGCGGTGAAATCCTCAGCCGAGCGTGCCCTGAGCAAGTGGTCGATCAGCGTGTCGATATCGGGATCATTGGCGCCGGCAAAGCTGTCCGTACCCTCGCGCGTGCGCGCAGCCGACGACCAGCGGCCGAGCTGTTCGTTTCCGGGCGACAGCGACGATGTATAGGACTTCATGATCATGTCGTAGTCGAAACTGTTTGTCCGGCTCTGGTATTGCGAATCGTCGACGGTGCGGATCGAAGCGGCGATGCCGATTGTCTGCAGCGAACGCTGATAGGCAATGGCGAGTTTCTCCTGATCGGCATTCTGCGTCATGATCTCGAAGGCGAGCTGGCGGCCGGAGGCATCCAGCATCTTGCCGCCCTGGATCGTATAGCCGCCCTGTTTCAACAGTCCGACGGCCTGCTTCAGCACATCGCGGTCGCGGCCGGAGCCGTCGGTGACCGGAAGCTTG
This Rhizobium acidisoli DNA region includes the following protein-coding sequences:
- the glmU gene encoding bifunctional UDP-N-acetylglucosamine diphosphorylase/glucosamine-1-phosphate N-acetyltransferase GlmU encodes the protein MERTCLAVILAAGDSTRMKSSKSKVLHPVAGRPMIAHVVEAVASAGISSVALVVGRDAEEVAKAASIADVGIEACLQKERLGTGHAVLAAREAIAKGYDDILVTYGDVPLQTDGPLKAARQGLADGSDIVVIGFHTDRPTGYGRLLVKDGELSAIREEKDATDAERAVTWCNSGLMAINGRKALDLLSRIGNANAKGEFYLTDLVEIARSLGGRVTAVDAPEIEMTGCNTRAELAVIERFWQERRRHQLMLSGVTMIAPETVFLSYDTVIGQDALIEPNVVFGPGAVIDSGAVIHAFSHIEGAHVSQGATVGPFARLRPGADLGNGSKVGNFCEVKNGRIGEGAKVNHLTYIGDAVIGAGSNIGAGTITCNYDGVNKSETVIGENAFIGSNSSLVAPVTIGDGAYIASGSVITADVPADALALGRARQEIKPGRASLLRERALAIKAAKKAKA
- a CDS encoding succinate dehydrogenase assembly factor 2, giving the protein MTGVTLTSAGLDPRRRRILFRCWHRGIREMDLVFGQFAEAEIATLSESELDEFETIMAEEDNDLVRWIMGTWPVPERFQTPMFARLAAYTPDFDKPLRTPE
- the glmS gene encoding glutamine--fructose-6-phosphate transaminase (isomerizing) → MCGIVGIVGTQPVAGRLVDALKRLEYRGYDSAGVATIHEGVMDRRRAEGKLFNLEKRLDAEPLPGVVGIAHTRWATHGVPNETNAHPHFVEGVAVVHNGIIENFSELRDELTAEGAVFETQTDTEVVAQLMAKYLREGLEPRAAMLQMLNRLTGAYALAVMLKADPGTIMAARSGPPLAVGYGRGEMFLGSDAIALSPFTNEITYLVDGDCAVITRDSVAVIDFAGKPVKRARQISQATAYVVDKGNHRHFMEKEIYEQPEVISHALSHYVDFAENTIGANAAAIDFKAATGLAISACGTAYLAGLVGKYWFERYARLPVEIDVASEFRYREMPLSPSQAALFISQSGETADTLASLRYCRDNGLKIGAVVNVRESTIARESDAVFPIMAGPEIGVASTKAFTCQLAVLASLAIGAGKARGTVSAEEERALVRHLAEMPRIMSRVLNLIQPQMESLSRELSKCKDVLYLGRGTSFPLAMEGALKLKEISYIHAEGYAAGELKHGPIALIDENMPVIVIAPFDRFFEKTVSNMQEVAARGGRIIFITDEAGAAASKLPTMATITLPVVDEIIAPMIFSLPIQLLAYHTAVFMGTDVDQPRNLAKSVTVE
- a CDS encoding DsbA family oxidoreductase; its protein translation is MERITIDVVSDVVCPWCYLGKARLELAIAEVQDEIGVDINWRPYRLNPDYPREGVDQKKAHKMLTDLGREVGIAFDFEAIKIGPNTLDAHRLIHWAMIEGREKQDKAVAALFKANFEEGRNVGDHAVLLDIAEKAGLDRSVIASLLASDADRDLIVAEIKAAQEMGVNGVPFFIFDQQYAVSGAQTPDVLANALRDIAKAKAEARSGLN
- the mfd gene encoding transcription-repair coupling factor; translation: MIPGFDAKKLAAIAEPLTIGNVPVGLEPLLLAELARAGEPVAYVISDGHRMADLEQMLGFVAPDIPVLTLPAWDCLPYDRVSPSADTSARRLAALGGLIAHRKKPHAAIVLVTANAMLQKVAPQDVIESLSFSARPGNQLRMDDLAGRLERNGFDRVATVREVGEYAVRGGILDVFVPGSEEPVRLDFFGDTLESIRSFDPASQRTTGQVRSLDLNPMSEVTLTPDTISRFRKNYLSAFGATTRDDALYLAVSEGRRYPGMEHWLPLFYEKLDTIFDYLSGFRIVTDNTVREAAEERSKLVLDYYDARLNSGQPAKGQMAQGTPYKPVTPGQLYLDSKLFAKTLDALGAIRISPFNEIEGEARRVVNIEARQGQRWARSNAEGGGDAERINIFDVVVKHIADRRAAGAKVLVTAWTEGSLERLLQVLNEHGLEKVKPIEALKDLGSLAKGEAAAAVLNLESGFEAGDLVVIGEQDILGDRMVRRSKRRKRAADFIAEVAGLDEGSIVVHAEHGIGRFIGLKTIEAAGAPHACLELQYADEAKLFLPVENIDLLSRYGGEGTEAQLDKLGGGAWQMRKAKLKKRLLDMADALIRIAAERLTRHAPMLTTPDGLYDEFAARFPYDETEDQDNAIDAVRSDLGAGRPMDRLVCGDVGFGKTEVALRAAFVAAMNGVQVAIVVPTTLLSRQHFKTFSERFRGLPVRIQQASRLVGAKELALTKKEVAEGKTDIVVGTHALLGAGIKFANLGLLVIDEEQHFGVKHKERLKELKSDVHVLTLSATPIPRTLQLAMTGVRELSLITTPPVDRMAVRTFISPFDSLVIRETLMREHYRGGQSFYVCPRLADLADINAFLQSDVPELKVAVAHGQMPAGELEDIMNAFYEGRYDVLLSTTIVESGLDVPTANTLIVHRADMFGLAQLYQLRGRVGRSKVRAFALFTLPVNKVLTATADRRLKVLQSLDTLGAGFQLASHDLDIRGAGNLLGEEQSGHIKEVGFELYQQMLEEAVAEVKGVDEIHDTGWSPQISVGTTVMIPEGYVPDLHLRMALYRRLGEITELKEIDGFGAEMIDRFGPMPIEVQHLLKIVYIKSLCRTANVEKLDAGPKGVVVQFRNKEFPNPANLVGYIGKQGAMAKIRPDHSLFLTRDLPTPEKRLQGAAVIMTQLAEMAK
- a CDS encoding DUF502 domain-containing protein, whose product is MTDNTPRMPVATRLRNNFLAGLIICAPIAITIWLTWTFIHWSDSWVRPYIPARWNPESYLNFAIPGFGLLTAVVLITVVGFLGKNLIGQSIVRFGESIVQRMPLVRTVYRSVKQIFETVLKEQANSFKKVGLIEYPSPGLWALVFIATDAKGEIATKFNDMGQDMVAVFLPPTPVPTAGFLVFVPREKIVLLDMSPEDAAKFLISGGLVAPEHKPPEPKQKHLPRPKPVAVSKAD
- a CDS encoding OsmC family protein produces the protein MATYGATIAWERNGETFTDNRYSRAHRWTFDGGIELRASSSAHVVPLPYSAEDAVDPEEAFVASLSSCHMLWFLSIAAKQRFCVDGYTDAAEGIMEKNAEGRLAMTVVTLRPHVVFSGDKQPSLSELEALHHRAHEECFIANSVKTEVRCVPVLG
- the recG gene encoding ATP-dependent DNA helicase RecG, whose amino-acid sequence is MRPAILDPLFSPISGLPGVGPKIAELLVRLLGRETPEDCRVIDLIFHAPFSLIDRRNQPGIARAPQGAIVTITARVDRHQVPPRGKSNVPYRVFLHDETGELTLVFFRGQAAWLEKQLPVDAEVTVSGKVDWFNGRASMVHPDYIVRAEEAENLPLVEPIYPLTAGLSPKTLRKIIDAALPRFPELPEWIDTALAQKQGLPTIRDSFHMLHEPRDPSDIDPQAPARRRLAYDEFLAGQLSLSLVRQRLRKVAGQPVQATGEVSAKILKSLPFSLTSSQNEAIAEVLKDMAGTERMLRLLQGDVGSGKTLVALMAMAAVIESGGQAVLMAPTEILARQHHATISKFAASTGLGIEILTGRTKGREREEILERIASGAAQIIIGTHALFQDSVAYAKLMLAVVDEQHRFGVHQRLRLTAKGISPHMLVMTATPIPRTLVLAAFGDMDVSKLTEKPAGRKPIQTITVPLERTGEIVGRLQSALAEGKKAYWICPLVEESEELDLMSAEERHATLVAALGPDIGLIHGRMSGPEKDAAMMAFKGGETRLLVATTVVEVGVDVPDATIMVIEHAERFGLAQLHQLRGRVGRGDEASTCILLYKGPLGETGHARLSIMRETEDGFRIAEEDLKLRGEGELLGTRQSGTPGFRIASLEAHADLLEIARKDAAYLIERDPELTGDRGTAIRTLLYLFRRDEAIRFLRAG